The proteins below come from a single Leptolyngbya iicbica LK genomic window:
- a CDS encoding CapA family protein: protein MLETYTLGPETTELPDCPAIADYLNAALALTPPLQVQGQPPLLHIYLHPTHVGVIGSLLPQLETALRSLSANQYWDVYLFAEEPVDEVEPDGPTARLIHHALLEPMRPSTTRSLELPTFSSATATVAPEPTAASSTPAPDAPAPQSPPPLATSPPQATRPEAAPADPPPAPTWQQQAIHHRRRKQQRQALLGILVMTGVSFVLGSLTAAGLSWVFAQRDPSASISDRSPALEPAIAPTESATPPPETDSTEEEIAPPNAALPIAPNSLITPIAPPSELGTAAQALTAPVTVPAAVQIKAVGDVIPGTDFPNYRLPNDPNYLFNSVKMFMGEVDIVFGNFESTLTAHPYAAKDIRQGMTFAFRTPPNWTDVLKSAGFDVLSVANNHSFDFGDAGFEDTIANIQQSGMQAVGRKGDIVKVDANGYTVAFIGYSYWPDHNNMNDLATATALVQQAQSEADMVVISVHAGAEGTDAMRVRNQTEYFFSENRGNMVQFSRAMIDAGADLILGHGPHVPRALELYQGKLIAYSLGNFLGYRTLSTTGPLGLSMILQVDLDETGNFLKGRVIPVALDNNGVPYIDNAFASVTLVRQLTRQDFPETPLTIDEMGYILKTDQP, encoded by the coding sequence ATGCTTGAGACCTACACTTTGGGGCCTGAGACCACTGAGTTGCCCGACTGTCCTGCCATTGCTGACTATCTCAACGCGGCCCTCGCGCTCACGCCACCTTTACAAGTGCAGGGACAACCGCCACTGCTACATATTTATCTGCATCCCACCCATGTCGGCGTCATTGGGAGTCTGCTACCCCAGTTAGAAACGGCGTTGCGATCGCTCTCAGCCAACCAATATTGGGATGTTTATCTATTTGCCGAAGAGCCGGTGGACGAAGTCGAGCCGGATGGCCCAACGGCCCGACTGATTCATCACGCGCTCCTGGAGCCGATGCGTCCGTCAACCACGCGATCGCTGGAATTGCCCACCTTCTCTTCGGCGACCGCCACCGTCGCCCCTGAGCCGACAGCGGCCTCGTCTACCCCTGCGCCAGACGCACCGGCCCCCCAGTCACCGCCACCGCTGGCAACATCCCCACCCCAGGCCACGAGGCCCGAGGCGGCCCCGGCTGACCCGCCCCCCGCTCCCACCTGGCAACAGCAAGCCATCCACCATCGTCGCCGCAAACAGCAGCGGCAAGCGCTTTTAGGCATTCTCGTGATGACTGGAGTGAGCTTTGTCTTAGGCTCGCTCACCGCTGCGGGGCTGAGCTGGGTGTTTGCACAACGCGACCCGTCGGCGTCGATCTCAGACCGCTCACCAGCATTAGAACCCGCGATCGCCCCCACCGAATCGGCAACTCCACCCCCAGAGACCGATAGCACCGAGGAGGAGATCGCCCCGCCCAACGCAGCCCTGCCCATTGCTCCCAATTCTTTAATTACCCCGATCGCGCCCCCCAGTGAGTTGGGTACCGCTGCTCAAGCCCTGACCGCCCCTGTGACCGTTCCCGCTGCGGTGCAGATCAAAGCCGTGGGCGACGTGATTCCTGGCACCGACTTTCCCAACTATCGCTTGCCCAACGACCCCAACTATCTGTTCAACAGCGTCAAGATGTTTATGGGCGAGGTCGACATTGTCTTTGGCAACTTTGAAAGTACTTTGACCGCCCACCCCTACGCAGCGAAAGACATTAGACAGGGCATGACCTTTGCCTTTCGCACTCCCCCCAACTGGACGGACGTGCTGAAGTCCGCTGGCTTCGATGTATTGAGCGTGGCGAACAACCATTCTTTTGATTTTGGCGATGCGGGGTTTGAAGACACGATCGCCAACATTCAACAGTCGGGCATGCAGGCGGTGGGGCGCAAAGGCGACATTGTGAAAGTAGACGCCAACGGCTACACCGTCGCGTTTATCGGCTATAGCTACTGGCCCGACCACAACAATATGAATGATCTGGCGACAGCGACGGCGCTCGTGCAACAGGCGCAGTCCGAGGCAGATATGGTGGTGATTTCGGTCCATGCCGGGGCAGAGGGCACCGATGCGATGCGGGTGCGCAACCAAACTGAGTATTTTTTCTCAGAAAATCGCGGCAACATGGTGCAATTTTCTCGCGCCATGATTGATGCCGGAGCCGACCTAATTTTGGGCCATGGTCCCCATGTACCTCGTGCCCTTGAGCTGTATCAAGGCAAACTGATTGCTTACTCGCTGGGCAACTTTTTGGGCTATCGCACCCTGTCGACCACCGGCCCGCTGGGGTTGTCCATGATTTTGCAGGTGGACCTGGACGAAACGGGCAACTTTCTCAAGGGACGGGTGATTCCGGTCGCGTTGGATAACAATGGCGTGCCTTACATCGACAATGCCTTTGCCAGCGTGACCTTGGTGCGACAACTGACCCGTCAAGATTTTCCCGAGACGCCTCTCACAATTGACGAGATGGGATACATTTTGAAAACTGATCAGCCCTAA
- a CDS encoding SH3 domain-containing protein, whose product MRSRLITGSVLLVLLLAVVSNCRQKSAPTTPEAANPGDASAAINQGTANASTASSSPNETGIPHSTQRAGTVRRPNATKNTRPDPIVVSLTATDPAAQINVRSQPSQTSDAIGYGTVGESVTLGHTETDADGYTWYQVTFQQDDLVGWVREDLLVLPPTTPMAESQETSAPTADRPAPSDTLKTSLDETCGSQQAIEAYYQTPSNSIYICKVRNQRTYLSQETGTEQVITTQDVEALGGGYIITNGNFEYRLDSGNFVVVRFDDSGQQEEVLRESIVYTERY is encoded by the coding sequence ATGCGATCGCGCTTAATTACCGGCAGTGTTTTATTGGTGTTGTTGCTAGCGGTCGTGAGTAACTGTCGGCAAAAATCTGCACCGACTACGCCAGAAGCAGCCAACCCAGGCGATGCTTCGGCGGCAATTAATCAAGGAACGGCCAATGCCTCGACTGCGTCGTCATCACCGAATGAGACCGGGATTCCCCACTCTACCCAACGGGCCGGCACGGTGCGGCGGCCCAATGCGACCAAGAATACTCGTCCAGACCCCATCGTCGTGAGCCTGACAGCGACTGATCCGGCGGCTCAGATTAATGTGCGATCGCAGCCCTCCCAAACCAGCGACGCCATTGGCTACGGCACTGTCGGCGAATCCGTCACTCTCGGCCATACCGAAACCGATGCCGATGGCTATACCTGGTATCAGGTCACCTTTCAGCAGGATGATTTGGTGGGCTGGGTGCGCGAAGACTTGCTGGTATTGCCGCCCACAACGCCGATGGCTGAGTCTCAAGAGACGTCCGCCCCGACCGCCGATCGCCCGGCACCCAGCGACACATTGAAGACATCCCTCGACGAGACCTGTGGCAGTCAGCAAGCGATCGAGGCGTATTATCAGACTCCCAGCAACAGCATCTACATTTGCAAAGTGCGGAATCAGCGCACCTATCTCTCACAAGAAACGGGCACCGAACAAGTGATCACCACCCAAGACGTCGAAGCCCTGGGGGGTGGCTATATCATTACCAACGGCAACTTTGAATATCGGCTGGATTCGGGCAACTTTGTGGTCGTGCGGTTTGATGACTCGGGGCAACAAGAAGAAGTGCTGCGCGAAAGCATTGTCTATACCGAGCGGTATTAA
- a CDS encoding sensor histidine kinase, giving the protein MRIGLQGRLFLSHLVVMLVGLISFILISRATSLHLFARHLEEMASIGHTMHEIREDLLMGFKVAWSGSTAWALVIGGLTAAALSYWVAQRITQPLTEMDRITRQFASGNWSEQVPRSNIPELAQLSRSFNRLALSLQDVEERRRELIGDLTHELRTPLTIVRGYLEQSMTDSTALSPDITLLLVRETRRLERLVNDLQELSKAEAGQMPLHVQALALPPLFDKLLLRFESQIAEDGPALGWQCDEEIARVLADRDRLEQILVNLLGNAIKHTPQGHITLSAWEAGNQIWIAVKDTGPGIAPNELPHVFERFWRSPLTQHQYAVGTGIGLAISKRLVELQGGQIAVESAIGQGSTFRFSLPKA; this is encoded by the coding sequence ATGCGAATCGGGCTGCAAGGACGACTCTTTCTCTCCCACCTGGTCGTGATGTTGGTGGGGCTCATCAGTTTTATTCTGATTAGTCGAGCCACCTCTCTCCATTTGTTTGCCAGGCATCTGGAGGAAATGGCCAGCATCGGCCACACCATGCACGAAATTCGAGAAGATTTGCTCATGGGCTTCAAAGTGGCCTGGAGCGGGAGCACCGCCTGGGCGTTAGTCATTGGCGGACTGACGGCAGCCGCCCTGAGCTACTGGGTGGCCCAACGCATCACCCAGCCCCTCACCGAGATGGATCGCATCACTCGCCAATTTGCCTCGGGGAACTGGTCTGAGCAGGTGCCCCGCAGCAATATTCCCGAATTGGCTCAACTGAGCCGGAGCTTCAACCGTTTGGCGCTGAGTTTGCAAGATGTGGAAGAGCGGCGGCGCGAACTGATTGGTGACCTCACCCACGAACTGAGGACACCCCTCACCATCGTGCGCGGCTATTTAGAGCAATCGATGACGGATTCCACCGCGTTATCGCCCGATATCACTCTCTTGCTCGTGCGCGAAACGCGGCGACTGGAGCGCCTGGTCAACGATTTACAAGAACTGTCCAAGGCGGAAGCTGGGCAGATGCCGTTACACGTTCAGGCGCTCGCCCTGCCCCCTCTTTTTGACAAATTGCTGCTGCGCTTTGAAAGCCAGATTGCTGAAGATGGTCCCGCCTTGGGCTGGCAATGTGATGAGGAAATTGCGCGGGTGTTAGCCGATCGCGATCGCCTCGAACAGATCCTCGTCAACTTGTTGGGCAATGCCATCAAACACACACCTCAGGGCCACATCACCCTCTCCGCTTGGGAGGCTGGGAACCAAATCTGGATTGCGGTAAAAGATACCGGACCCGGCATTGCCCCCAATGAACTGCCCCATGTCTTTGAACGCTTTTGGCGATCGCCCCTCACCCAGCATCAATATGCCGTCGGCACGGGCATCGGCCTCGCCATCTCGAAGCGTCTCGTCGAACTCCAGGGCGGTCAAATCGCAGTCGAGAGCGCGATCGGCCAGGGCAGTACCTTCCGCTTCTCCCTCCCCAAAGCCTGA
- a CDS encoding response regulator transcription factor → MQQTILIVEDEAEIARFVRQLLEKEGFTCVHSSDGLDAVRQFQAHHPSLIILDWMLPGIDGLEVCTRIRKVAGAHDPYILMLTAKGEEFDRVIGLSTGADDYLVKPFSPMELVARVRALLRRSLRQEAQSQVYRTPHFTVDLDRHVATRTLADHTEDLDLTTIEFDLLATFLSHPGRAWSRTHLVEKLWGNDFFGEERVVDTHVARLRKKIEPDSSNPQFIKTVVGTGYKFEDEG, encoded by the coding sequence ATGCAGCAAACCATTCTAATTGTGGAAGACGAAGCCGAAATCGCCCGCTTTGTCCGGCAACTTCTGGAAAAAGAAGGCTTCACTTGCGTACACAGCAGCGATGGGTTGGATGCTGTCAGGCAATTTCAAGCCCACCATCCCAGTCTGATTATTCTTGACTGGATGCTGCCAGGCATTGACGGTTTAGAAGTCTGCACCCGCATTCGCAAAGTAGCGGGGGCACACGATCCCTACATCCTGATGCTGACGGCGAAAGGCGAAGAATTTGACCGTGTGATCGGCCTTTCCACCGGAGCCGATGATTATTTAGTGAAACCCTTTAGCCCCATGGAACTGGTGGCGCGGGTGCGAGCGCTGTTGCGACGCAGTTTGCGGCAAGAGGCGCAGAGTCAGGTCTATCGCACCCCCCATTTCACTGTGGATCTGGATCGCCACGTCGCCACCCGCACCCTGGCGGATCACACCGAAGACCTCGACCTGACTACCATTGAGTTTGACTTGCTTGCCACCTTCCTCAGCCATCCGGGTCGGGCCTGGAGCCGTACCCACCTGGTGGAAAAACTGTGGGGCAATGATTTTTTTGGCGAAGAACGAGTCGTCGATACCCACGTTGCCCGCCTGCGCAAGAAAATCGAGCCGGATTCCAGCAATCCCCAGTTCATCAAAACGGTGGTGGGCACGGGCTACAAATTCGAGGACGAAGGCTAA
- a CDS encoding APC family permease gives MAQDKMGFWSVVAVGIGGMVGGGIFAVLGLSVQLAQGGAPVAFAIAGLIALITTYAYAQLSTTFVSRGGTVTFLNKAFGTGVFTGSLNLLLWLSYIVMLSLYASAFGSYGAVFFPESMQFWAKHLLISGAIVGITGLNLLSAEIIGRAESWIVAFKLLILGLFIALGIRGVDPAQLQPDTWASPLAMVSGGMIIFLAFEGFELMANTAEDVHQPDRTLPRAFYAAVLFVLVLYVLIAGTTVGTLTTDKIVEAKEYALAAAAEPFMGQLGFKLVAIAALLSTASALNATLYGTARLSFIIAQSGELPDVLEKKIWNKPIEGLLITSGLTLLVANLFNVSSISTMGSSGFLLIFAAVNYANFRLYRQTHSNRWISLLGTIACIAAVTVLLQQTARTQPQNLWVVVVMVGLAVAIEVGYRRLTKRHIHLRSPQD, from the coding sequence ATGGCGCAAGACAAGATGGGATTTTGGTCGGTGGTTGCCGTCGGCATTGGCGGCATGGTGGGGGGTGGCATCTTTGCGGTGTTGGGGTTGTCGGTGCAGTTGGCGCAGGGGGGAGCCCCCGTCGCGTTTGCGATCGCGGGCCTGATCGCCCTCATCACCACCTACGCCTACGCCCAGCTTTCCACCACCTTTGTCAGTCGCGGCGGCACCGTCACCTTTTTGAACAAAGCCTTTGGCACGGGTGTTTTTACTGGCAGTCTGAATCTGCTGCTGTGGCTCAGCTACATTGTCATGCTGTCGCTCTATGCATCGGCCTTCGGCAGCTACGGGGCCGTCTTCTTTCCGGAGTCAATGCAGTTTTGGGCCAAGCATTTGTTGATTAGCGGGGCGATCGTGGGGATCACGGGCCTCAATTTGCTGAGTGCGGAAATTATTGGTCGCGCCGAAAGCTGGATTGTGGCCTTCAAGCTACTGATTTTGGGGCTCTTTATCGCCCTCGGCATTCGCGGCGTTGATCCGGCCCAGCTCCAGCCTGACACCTGGGCTTCACCGTTGGCCATGGTTTCCGGCGGCATGATTATTTTTCTGGCCTTTGAAGGATTCGAACTCATGGCCAATACTGCCGAGGACGTGCATCAGCCCGATCGCACCCTGCCTCGGGCCTTCTATGCGGCGGTGTTGTTTGTGCTGGTGCTCTACGTGCTGATTGCGGGCACCACCGTCGGTACCTTGACCACCGACAAAATTGTGGAAGCGAAGGAATATGCCCTGGCGGCAGCCGCCGAACCCTTCATGGGACAGTTGGGCTTTAAGCTGGTGGCGATCGCGGCCCTCCTTTCCACTGCCTCCGCCCTCAACGCCACCCTGTACGGCACTGCCCGCCTGAGCTTCATCATTGCCCAGTCAGGCGAGCTGCCCGATGTTTTAGAAAAAAAGATCTGGAATAAACCGATCGAGGGGCTGCTCATTACCAGCGGCCTGACGCTCCTGGTCGCCAACCTTTTCAACGTTTCCAGCATTTCGACCATGGGCAGTTCGGGCTTCTTGCTCATCTTTGCCGCCGTCAACTACGCCAACTTTCGTTTGTATCGACAAACCCACAGCAACCGTTGGATCTCGCTGCTGGGCACCATTGCCTGCATCGCCGCTGTCACGGTGCTGCTCCAGCAAACCGCCCGCACCCAACCCCAAAACTTGTGGGTCGTGGTCGTGATGGTGGGCCTGGCCGTGGCGATCGAAGTGGGCTATCGGCGACTCACGAAACGTCACATTCATTTGCGATCGCCCCAGGACTAA
- a CDS encoding TMEM175 family protein, translated as MKRDKLGLDRIVFFSDAVFAISITLLALDLQPPLGPQPNRTASVFVELLPEYQSYVISFIVIGLYWISHHHYFRFIRRYDYTLVAINIGLLMCIASLPFATSLLDTYGNHRGVVTFYASCMVVTGLMKTLLWQYAAHNFRLIHRRLSRQRIRRLTRKAMIPPAVFAGSIAIATVNSDLAKMSWGAIALVLL; from the coding sequence ATGAAACGAGACAAGCTCGGACTCGATCGCATCGTCTTCTTTAGCGACGCAGTGTTTGCCATTTCCATTACGCTACTCGCCCTCGATTTGCAGCCACCTCTAGGCCCCCAACCCAACCGCACGGCTTCGGTCTTTGTCGAGCTACTGCCGGAGTATCAGAGCTATGTCATCAGCTTTATCGTGATTGGGCTGTATTGGATTAGCCACCACCACTACTTTCGCTTCATTCGCCGCTATGACTATACGCTGGTCGCCATCAACATTGGCTTATTAATGTGCATCGCGTCCCTACCGTTTGCGACATCTTTGCTAGACACTTATGGCAATCATCGCGGGGTGGTGACGTTCTATGCGTCGTGCATGGTCGTGACCGGCTTAATGAAAACCCTGCTCTGGCAATATGCCGCCCACAATTTTCGTCTGATCCATCGGCGCTTATCGCGTCAGCGCATTCGACGGTTAACCCGGAAAGCCATGATTCCGCCAGCGGTCTTTGCAGGGTCGATCGCGATCGCCACCGTCAATTCCGACCTCGCCAAAATGAGTTGGGGCGCGATCGCGCTGGTCTTGTTATGA
- a CDS encoding MgtC/SapB family protein, whose amino-acid sequence MPDSLVSLIPTDAFKLFLVIFLSFLIGLEREEQKVAVGHYAFGGVRTYPLLGLVGYALASISTGAMIPLALGFVVVGGFLLLAYWHKLQTAQGSGFTSEAAGLMTYLVGALIYRDRYWVATAIAITSVILLELKTTLEGLTQKFSPHDILTFTQFLFLSLVILPILPNQAFGPFQINPFKTWLVVVAVSAISYGSFLLQRYRQGRGGVMLSALLGGAYSSTVTTVALAKRSLADPRPRVYAGSMMIGSGVMYLRLALLVSLFNPGLRQTLLLPFALLGILGMAIGGVWASSGKVTEEVPPQPHLYPAQNPLELKAAFLFAGLFVSMVILTHYVVLYLGNRGVFTLATIMGVTDVDPFILGMTQSAGQGTELAVASGAIAIAAASNNLVKDLYALLFSQSPGHLKFDRQLPGTQALGLLTLLAIAGLTPLLWLL is encoded by the coding sequence ATGCCTGATTCTCTCGTTAGCTTGATTCCTACCGATGCCTTCAAACTATTTTTAGTCATCTTCCTGTCATTTTTGATTGGGCTAGAGCGAGAAGAACAAAAAGTCGCAGTGGGTCACTATGCCTTTGGCGGCGTTCGCACCTATCCTCTGTTGGGCCTCGTCGGCTATGCCCTGGCCTCAATATCCACCGGCGCAATGATTCCCCTAGCGCTGGGGTTTGTCGTCGTCGGGGGCTTTTTACTGCTGGCTTACTGGCACAAACTGCAAACCGCTCAGGGCAGTGGCTTTACCTCAGAAGCCGCCGGGTTAATGACATATCTGGTGGGGGCATTGATTTATCGCGATCGCTATTGGGTGGCAACTGCGATCGCCATCACCAGCGTCATCTTGCTAGAGCTAAAAACCACCCTCGAAGGACTCACCCAAAAATTTTCCCCACATGACATTCTCACCTTCACCCAGTTTCTCTTTTTGAGTTTGGTGATTTTGCCGATTTTGCCCAATCAAGCCTTCGGCCCATTTCAGATCAATCCGTTCAAAACTTGGCTGGTAGTGGTGGCCGTGAGTGCAATTTCCTACGGCAGCTTTTTGTTACAGCGTTATCGGCAGGGGCGCGGTGGCGTCATGCTGTCAGCCCTGCTGGGGGGAGCGTATTCTTCCACCGTGACGACGGTCGCTCTGGCGAAGCGATCGCTGGCTGACCCCCGTCCTCGGGTGTATGCGGGCAGTATGATGATCGGTTCGGGAGTCATGTACTTGCGGCTGGCGCTACTGGTCAGTTTGTTCAATCCCGGATTGCGGCAAACGCTCCTGCTGCCGTTTGCCCTGCTGGGAATTTTAGGCATGGCGATCGGCGGCGTCTGGGCCAGCAGTGGCAAGGTGACTGAAGAGGTGCCCCCCCAACCGCACCTGTATCCCGCCCAAAACCCATTAGAACTGAAAGCCGCCTTCCTATTTGCCGGATTGTTTGTCTCGATGGTGATTTTGACCCATTACGTAGTGCTGTATTTGGGCAATCGCGGCGTTTTCACCCTGGCAACCATCATGGGGGTGACCGATGTCGATCCCTTTATCTTGGGCATGACTCAATCAGCCGGACAAGGCACGGAACTCGCAGTGGCGAGTGGCGCGATCGCGATCGCCGCCGCTAGCAACAACCTCGTCAAGGACCTTTACGCGCTGCTCTTTAGCCAGTCGCCAGGGCATCTCAAATTCGACCGACAGCTACCCGGCACGCAAGCCTTGGGACTGTTAACGTTGTTGGCGATCGCCGGCCTCACGCCATTACTTTGGTTGCTTTAA
- a CDS encoding glycosyltransferase family 2 protein, with product MKPSLALFAEPVLVSARRLCWLSFWLLLAPMGVYVFSLNRGQTLVLLQLSLLVVAVIGLGVVNGETAGVLYRHRRSGTGQSRGFIQQLLSQVTRSKPGSARRIKDHQPDAIASLPFVSVVIAAYLPNEQDIIEETLHHWLTQVVSPEAGWEVILAYNTPHPLPVEARLRQLAHQYPDLVLLPVAHSRSKAENLNAALQQVRGEMTCIFDADHHPAANCLTLAWKWLGQGQYDGVQGRNIIRNARDNWLTQLVAVEFECAYGVSHYGRSLLADTALFGGSNGYWRTAALRELGFSPKKLTEDIDVTVRGLLKGYRLVHDPAIITTELAPTHLRGLWLQRQRWSQGWLEVAWIYTGRVARSPYLDPVQKTYWLMMLLFSQGFYPLVWQVVPLMLSIHLSMSDRDLTFENLNLIMMGLLTVSVMFQVALAMQLRPASCSYSRRHGVLYCILSPVYFWLKVLIGMVSLYNHFCGSRVWHVTARTPTLPTKGGLGLKPAKKAYSIKSR from the coding sequence ATGAAGCCAAGCTTGGCACTGTTTGCTGAGCCTGTTCTGGTCAGCGCCAGACGGTTGTGTTGGTTGAGTTTTTGGTTGCTGTTGGCCCCGATGGGCGTTTACGTCTTTTCTTTGAACCGAGGGCAAACCCTGGTGTTGCTACAGCTATCGTTGCTGGTAGTTGCCGTGATCGGGTTAGGGGTCGTCAATGGAGAGACTGCTGGGGTGTTGTACCGCCATCGCCGATCGGGCACTGGCCAATCGCGAGGATTCATTCAACAACTGCTGAGTCAGGTCACGCGGTCTAAGCCTGGATCTGCTCGTCGAATCAAAGATCATCAACCGGACGCGATCGCCTCCTTGCCCTTTGTATCGGTCGTCATCGCGGCTTACTTGCCGAATGAGCAAGACATCATCGAAGAAACCCTGCATCACTGGTTGACTCAGGTCGTTAGTCCAGAAGCCGGGTGGGAAGTGATTTTGGCTTACAACACCCCGCATCCGCTCCCGGTTGAGGCCCGTCTGCGGCAGTTAGCCCATCAGTATCCTGACTTGGTTTTATTACCCGTTGCCCATAGCCGCTCAAAGGCCGAGAATTTGAACGCTGCTTTGCAACAAGTGCGGGGAGAAATGACCTGCATTTTTGATGCTGACCACCACCCTGCGGCTAACTGCTTAACTCTGGCCTGGAAATGGCTAGGCCAGGGCCAGTACGACGGGGTGCAGGGACGGAATATTATTCGTAACGCCAGAGACAACTGGCTGACGCAACTGGTTGCCGTCGAGTTTGAATGCGCCTACGGGGTCAGCCACTACGGACGCTCATTACTGGCAGACACGGCTCTGTTTGGCGGCTCTAACGGCTATTGGCGGACGGCAGCGTTACGAGAATTGGGTTTTTCGCCCAAGAAATTAACCGAAGACATTGATGTCACGGTGCGCGGTTTGCTAAAAGGCTATCGTCTTGTTCACGATCCGGCGATTATTACGACTGAGTTAGCCCCCACTCATTTGCGGGGGTTGTGGCTGCAACGGCAGCGCTGGAGCCAAGGCTGGCTGGAAGTCGCCTGGATCTATACGGGACGGGTAGCGCGATCGCCCTACCTGGATCCGGTACAGAAAACCTACTGGCTGATGATGCTGTTGTTTAGCCAGGGATTTTATCCGCTAGTGTGGCAAGTGGTTCCCCTGATGCTGAGTATTCATCTCAGTATGTCTGACCGTGACCTCACCTTTGAAAACCTGAACCTGATCATGATGGGGCTGCTGACGGTCAGCGTCATGTTTCAGGTCGCTCTCGCCATGCAACTGCGTCCCGCATCGTGTTCCTACTCTCGCCGCCACGGGGTGCTGTACTGCATTCTGTCACCCGTTTACTTTTGGCTCAAAGTCTTAATCGGTATGGTGTCGCTGTATAACCATTTTTGTGGCAGCCGCGTTTGGCATGTTACTGCCCGTACCCCAACCTTGCCGACGAAGGGCGGGTTAGGCTTAAAGCCAGCGAAGAAAGCCTACTCGATTAAAAGTCGCTGA
- a CDS encoding PepSY-associated TM helix domain-containing protein — protein MLLPIVLTVITGSLFQLGEMLGREDSVEWLLDIHKGNFGIIDLQVIYPFLNSLGLCLLVATGIVMWLQPKRRFQKKLNS, from the coding sequence ATGTTACTCCCTATTGTCCTAACGGTTATCACTGGGTCACTCTTTCAACTAGGCGAAATGTTAGGCCGCGAGGACAGCGTCGAGTGGTTACTCGACATCCATAAAGGCAATTTTGGCATCATCGATTTGCAGGTAATTTATCCGTTCCTCAACTCACTAGGCTTGTGCTTGCTCGTCGCCACCGGCATCGTGATGTGGCTACAGCCGAAGCGTCGCTTTCAAAAAAAGCTCAATTCGTAA